One window of the Torulaspora delbrueckii CBS 1146 chromosome 6, complete genome genome contains the following:
- the UBA1 gene encoding E1 ubiquitin-activating protein UBA1 (similar to Saccharomyces cerevisiae UBA1 (YKL210W); ancestral locus Anc_1.528) has protein sequence MSNTVKNGEIDESLYSRQLYVLGKEAMLKMQHANVLIVGLGGLGVEIAKNVVLAGVKSLAVYDPAPANLQDLSTQFFLTEKDLGKPRDVVSRDRLAELNSYVPVKVLESLEDHVLEYQVVVATETVSLEQKIQLNNVCHAAGVKFISAETRGLFGNVFVDLGEDFTVIDSTGEEPRSGIVSDIEADGTVTMLDENRHGLEDGNYVRFSEVEGLEKLNDGTLFKVEVLGPFAFKIGSVEQYGKYKKGGLFTEVKVPKKLSFKSLQQSLHEPELLFSDFAKMERAGQLHLGFQALQQFSARHGGNLPRPMNEEDANELVALTAEVAAREPAVLGAPDAEIDKDLIKELAYQARGDIPGIIAFFGGLVAQEVLKACSGKFTPLKQYMYFDSLESLPSKEKYPRTEETTSPINTRYDNQIAVFGLEFQRKIANLKIFLVGSGAIGCEMLKNWALMGLGSGSEGGIIVTDNDSIEKSNLNRQFLFRPKDVGRNKSEVAAEAVCYMNPDLTGKIDARIDKVGPDTENIYDDTFWQSLDFVTNALDNVDARTYVDRRCVFYRKALLESGTLGTKGNTQVVIPRLTESYSSSRDPPEKSIPLCTLRSFPNKIDHTIAWAKSLFQGYFTDAAENVNLYLTNPNFVEQTLKQSGDVKSILETVEESLTEKPQTFDDCIKWARLEFEKKFNHDIKQLLYNFPKDAKTSSGEPFWSGPKRAPTPLDFDLSNPDHFDFVVGAANLRAFNYGIEGDGGAPNKAAYAAVLSKVKIAQFTPSSNVKIQVNDDDPDPNADGLDGTDSLKALASKLPDPATLAGFKLVPVEFEKDDDTNHHIEFITACSNCRAQNYFIEPVDRQRTKFIAGRIIPAIATTTSLVTGLVNLELYKVADGKTDIEQYKNGFVNLALPFFGFSEPIASPKGSYNGKTYDKIWDRFDVHANVTLSDLIKHFEEKEGLEITMLSYGVSLLYASFFPPKKLKERLNLSITDLVKFITKADVPPHVRTMILEICADDKEGEDVEVPFITIHL, from the coding sequence ATGAGCAACACTGTCAAGAATGGTGAAATCGACGAGAGTTTGTACTCCCGGCAACTTTATGTGCTCGGGAAGGAGGCAATGTTGAAGATGCAACATGCGAACGTTTTAATCGTCGGGTTAGGCGGTTTAGGTGTAGAGATAGCCAAGAACGTTGTTTTGGCTGGTGTAAAATCATTGGCAGTTTACGATCCTGCTCCGGCGAATTTGCAAGACCTTTCAACGCAGTTTTTTTTGACTGAAAAGGATTTAGGAAAGCCTAGAGATGTTGTTTCTCGTGATAGACTAGCGGAGTTGAACTCTTATGTGCCCGTTAAGGTTTTGGAATCCTTAGAAGACCATGTTTTGGAATATCAGGTCGTTGTGGCGACTGAAACTGTCTCTTTAGAACAAAAAatccaattgaacaacGTTTGTCATGCCGCTGGTGTGAAATTTATCAGCGCAGAGACTAGAGGTTTGTTTGGTAATGTTTTTGTGGACTTGGGTGAAGATTTTACCGTTATCGACTCCACGGGAGAAGAACCTCGCTCTGGGATTGTCTCTGATATCGAAGCAGATGGTACAGTTACCATGTTAGACGAGAACAGACACGGTCTGGAAGATGGGAACTACGTTAGATTTTCTGAAGTGGAAGGTCtagagaaattgaacgatGGGACTCTGTTCAAAGTTGAAGTACTAGGTCCTTTTGCGTTCAAGATTGGGTCTGTCGAACAGTACGGAAAATATAAAAAAGGTGGACTTTTCACCGAGGTCAAAGTGCCTAAGAAattatctttcaaatctttacAGCAAAGTTTACATGAGCCGGAACTCTTGTTTTCCGATTTCGCTAAGATGGAGAGGGCTGGCCAATTACATTTGGGTTTCCAGGCTTTGCAACAATTTTCTGCAAGACATGGAGGTAATTTACCAAGACCAatgaatgaagaagatgcaaATGAACTTGTAGCGCTTACAGCTGAAGTAGCAGCCCGTGAACCAGCTGTTCTAGGAGCGCCAGACGCAGAAATCGATAAggatttgatcaaagaattgGCTTACCAAGCAAGAGGTGACATTCCAGGTATAATTGCATTTTTCGGTGGTCTAGTCGCACAAGAAGTGCTGAAAGCCTGTTCAGGCAAGTTCACTCCTTTGAAACAATACATGTACTTTGATTCTTTAGAATCTTTGCCTTCCAAAGAGAAATATCCAAGAACAGAAGAGACTACTAGTCCGATCAATACTCGTTACGATAACCAAATCGCAGTATTTGGCCtagaatttcaaagaaagatcgCCAATCTGAAGATCTTCCTTGTTGGGTCAGGTGCTATTGGATGTGAAATGCTTAAGAACTGGGCACTCATGGGATTGGGTTCTGGGTCTGAGGGTGGAATTATCGTCACTGATAATGACTCCATCGAAAAATCGAACTTGAACCGGCAATTTTTGTTCAGACCGAAGGATGTTGGCAGAAATAAGTCCGAAGTGGCAGCAGAAGCAGTTTGTTACATGAACCCTGATTTGACGGGAAAGATAGATGCAAGGATAGACAAAGTTGGTCCAGATACGGAAAACATTTATGATGACACCTTCTGGCAGAGTCTAGATTTCGTGACTAACGCCTTGGACAATGTCGATGCACGTACCTACGTTGACCGTCGTTGCGTCTTTTACAGGAAAGCTCTACTTGAGTCAGGAACTTTGGGTACCAAGGGTAACACACAGGTTGTCATTCCAAGACTAACTGAGTCGTATTCGTCCTCCAGAGACCCACCTGAGAAATCCATCCCACTATGTACTTTGCGTTCTTTCCCTAACAAGATTGATCACACCATTGCGTGGGCCAAATCGCTTTTCCAAGGCTATTTCACAGACGCAGCAGAGAATGTTAATCTTTATTTGACCAATCCAAATTTCGTCGAGCAAACCTTGAAACAAAGCGGTGATGTCAAGTCTATTCTGGAAACTGTTGAAGAATCACTGACTGAAAAGCCACAGACTTTTGATGACTGTATTAAGTGGGCAAGGTTGGAATTCGagaaaaaattcaatcaCGATATCAAGCAATTATTGTACAACTTTCCTAAGGACGCAAAGACTTCCAGTGGCGAACCATTCTGGTCGGGACCTAAGAGAGCTCCAACTCCATTGGACTTCGATTTGAGTAATCCTGATCATTTTGACTTCGTTGTTGGTGCAGCTAACCTTCGTGCTTTTAACTACGGTATCGAAGGAGATGGAGGTGCGCCGAATAAGGCTGCTTATGCTGctgttctttcaaaggtcAAAATTGCACAGTTTACACCAAGCTCGAATGTTAAAATTCAAGTCAACGACGATGATCCTGATCCAAATGCTGATGGTCTGGATGGCACAGATTCGTTGAAGGCACTAGCAAGTAAACTTCCTGATCCAGCTACTTTGGCAGGTTTCAAGCTAGTGCCAGTTGAGTTTGAGAAGGACGATGATACAAACCATCACATCGAATTTATCACAGCATGCTCAAATTGTAGAGCTCAAAACTATTTCATTGAGCCGGTTGACCGTCAAAGAACGAAGTTCATTGCAGGTCGTATTATACCTGCTATTGCTACAACAACCTCATTGGTGACAGGTTTAGTCAACTTGGAGCTTTATAAAGTTGCCGATGGAAAAACCGATATCGAGCAATACAAGAACGGGTTTGTCAACTTGGCCTTGCCTTTCTTTGGATTTTCTGAACCTATTGCATCTCCAAAGGGTAGTTATAACGGGAAAACTTACGATAAAATATGGGACCGCTTTGATGTCCATGCTAATGTCACGCTAAGTGATCTGATAAAGCACTTTGAGGAAAAAGAGGGTTTGGAAATCACGATGTTGTCTTACGGAGTTTCATTGTTGTACGCTTCCTTTTTCCCACctaagaaattgaaggagaGGTTGAATCTGTCGATTACGGATCTGGTTAAGTTTATCACGAAGGCAGACGTTCCTCCTCATGTGCGCACGATGATCTTAGAAATATGCGCTGATGATAAAGAGGGTGAGGACGTAGAGGTACCTTTCATTACCATCCATTTGTAG
- the STE6 gene encoding ATP-binding cassette a-factor transporter STE6 (similar to Saccharomyces cerevisiae STE6 (YKL209C); ancestral locus Anc_1.527): MVIKLYKYLEFERDGILILFTLVSTVAAGLVPPALAILTGRVFNSLVLAEKHENTNILVRSMAIMALGGASLPTTWASISAWMLLGERCGFGIRRRLLYKYLENPFEWYDKTEDICGNFTQQNRCVEEARASCAEASAVITRSLVTIIALIGTSFYASWSLTLVTLCSAPLIIMCGWFFSRKVQRYADLENEQTSKASQLLDWSMTAAQFIRLSGTELREIKSFKNCVQNCTNNFVKMCQYSSINLATLKFLSLAMFVQAFWFGSTMIRKGKMNIGDVITCFHSCILLGSTISGTLQQLVIIQKGSVAVNIVSKFLADDKTATTDIRRWQDVPFPELKGDIRFQNVEFSYPSRPDHNVLRSISLNFRAGKTTFLLGKSGSGKSSLSNLLLKFYENYTGVISVDGRNIKHIDQSQLIKNITVVEQRCNVFNGTLKENIIIGIDGADEEEILTKLKLVCRISLLENFIHDLSDGLNTLIGSGGISLSGGQQQKVAIARALMKDPQILILDESLSALDVLQRGLILRAIRTHRKEKTTIILTHELNQIGSNDFCYLIESGQCIEHGLEETLVNDPSTRFHSWKHLHDTYDHYDCFSQYTYVETPTTPKKFAAESRIDYEVETPKTYQGGSIFAENETLCNSSQLRRPKTKKERVLVTEKSFDEFESSSRPREKMISILEILGRMFQSSRNKLLLSFGLLFSLAAGAANPVFSYTFSYLLNGLAPQFDGVGSPSYLLKWSLIVIGVAIADAILNFLQYFLFGYCSEYWILQLRNQVMQRISFEELDWFQRERHKASEVSALLLNDLRDLRALASDFLIAVSSFAVVSSVGIIWALIIGWKLSLVCISMFPLIVIFSAVYGMALQRQETQYKSAVVDLENLLYEVATGIKTIRRLQLETNFLRQYKRLESHMRVIASRRAITTGLGVAVIEALAMSIQAILFYYALKLVIDGQYTTKKMFETLTLLLFTIMTCNILISQVPDISRGQRAANRILQMLDEKLEREKPHQEKKQTTSGSVSESSAVISLQNVTFAYPSAPSIHIFDSLYLELPIGRTFALVGQSGSGKSTLVTLLTQLYRPTSGTVLVENKDVNEWNIRDLRRQMSVVEQTPTIFSGTVRENLLYGLHHDPLEVEMYDVLRYVGIHDFISKLPLGLDTTIDIDLLSGGQLQRLCIARAILKRPKILILDECTSALDPFSSHVINNIVRRGCPAPLTISITHNVDMMKACDEIIFLKNGRVAGTGSFDALLQSDKTFRALIADEH; encoded by the coding sequence ATGGTTATTAAATTGTACAAGTATTTGGAATTTGAGAGAGATGGGATTTTAATTTTATTTACGCTGGTATCTACAGTGGCTGCAGGGCTAGTACCACCTGCGTTAGCGATTCTTACTGGCAGAGTGTTTAATTCCCTGGTTTTGGCTGAAAAGCACGAAAACACTAATATATTGGTTAGATCGATGGCTATAATGGCACTCGGGGGAGCTTCTCTACCAACGACATGGGCTAGTATTTCTGCATGGATGCTTTTGGGTGAACGTTGTGGGTTTGGTATTCGGAGAAGGTTGTTGTACAAATATCTAGAGAATCCTTTCGAGTGGTACGACAAGACAGAAGATATTTGTGGAAACTTTACGCAACAGAACAGATGCGTCGAAGAAGCGAGGGCGAGCTGTGCAGAGGCTTCTGCCGTGATAACGAGGAGTTTGGTGACTATTATCGCGCTCATAGGGACTTCTTTTTATGCGTCGTGGTCTCTCACCTTAGTGACACTATGTAGCGCACCACTGATCATTATGTGTGGTTGGTTCTTCTCTCGTAAGGTTCAAAGATATGCCGATTTGGAGAACGAACAGACAAGTAAAGCTTCGCAACTCCTTGATTGGTCAATGACTGCTGCACAGTTTATAAGATTATCGGGTACTGAGTTGAGAGAGATCAAGAGCTTTAAAAATTGTGTGCAAAACTGCACAAACAACTTTGTGAAGATGTGTCAATATTCGTCTATCAATCTGGCCACATTAAAATTTCTTTCACTAGCGATGTTTGTGCAAGCTTTCTGGTTCGGTTCTACCATGATTCGTAAGGGCAAGATGAACATCGGTGATGTCATAACATGTTTTCATTCCTGTATTCTTCTCGGATCTACCATCAGCGGTACGCTTCAACAATTGGTCATCATTCAAAAAGGTAGTGTGGCGGTGAATATCGTCTCCAAGTTTCTTGCAGATGATAAAACTGCAACTACTGATATTCGAAGATGGCAAGATGTGCCCTTCCCCGAATTGAAAGGTGACATTAGGTTTCAAAATGTCGAGTTCTCCTACCCTAGCCGACCCGATCATAACGTCCTGAggtcaatctctttgaacTTTCGAGCTGGTAAAACAACTTTTCTTCTGGGAAAATCGGGATCCGGTAAATCTTCTCTTTCGAACTTGTTACTCAAGTTCTATGAAAACTACACTGGAGTAATATCGGTGGACGGTAGGAATATCAAACACATTGACCAAAGCCAGTTGATCAAAAACATTACCGTGGTGGAGCAGCGTTGTAACGTCTTCAAtggtactttgaaagagaatatCATTATAGGAATAGATGGcgcagatgaagaagagatcctCACAAAGCTAAAGCTAGTTTGCAGGATATCTTTGCTGGAGAATTTTATACATGATTTGAGCGATGGATTGAACACGCTTATAGGCAGTGGAGGTATCTCCTTGAGCGGAGGGCAGCAGCAAAAAGTGGCAATTGCAAGGGCTCTGATGAAAGACCCTCAGATACtgattcttgatgaatcaCTTTCCGCACTGGACGTACTTCAACGAGGTTTGATTTTAAGGGCCATTCGAACACATagaaaagaaaaaaccACGATAATTTTAACTCATGAACTAAATCAGATTGGTTCAAATGACTTCTGCTATTTGATAGAATCAGGCCAATGCATAGAACATGGTTTAGAAGAGACGCTAGTGAATGATCCTTCCACAAGATTTCACAGCTGGAAACATTTGCATGATACATATGATCACTACGATTGTTTCTCGCAATACACCTATGTGGAAACTCCTACCACGCCTAAAAAATTTGCCGCTGAGAGTAGGATTGATTATGAAGTCGAAACTCCAAAGACTTATCAAGGCGGATCCATTTTCGCAGAGAATGAAACACTTTGCAACTCCAGTCAACTTCGTAGACCCAAAACCAAAAAAGAACGAGTTCTGGTCACTGAGAAATCTTTCGATGAATTCGAGAGTTCATCAAGGCCGAGAGaaaaaatgatttcaatACTTGAAATCCTAGGACGAATGTTCCAGtcatcaagaaataagCTGCTATTGTCTTTCGGACTCCTGTTCTCATTAGCAGCTGGTGCCGCAAATCCAGTCTTCTCCTATACCTTCAGTTATCTTTTGAATGGATTGGCACCCCAGTTTGATGGCGTGGGCTCACCATCCTACTTGTTAAAATGGTCGCTTATAGTTATTGGCGTGGCGATTGCAGATGcaatcttgaactttttaCAGTATTTTTTGTTTGGCTATTGTAGTGAATACTGGATATTGCAGCTTAGGAATCAAGTGATGCAGAGAAtatcatttgaagaattagATTGGTTCCAGAGAGAAAGGCATAAAGCTTCTGAGGTCTCGGCCCTGCTGCTCAATGATCTGAGAGATTTGAGAGCATTGGCCTCCGATTTTTTGATTGCAGtttcatcttttgcagTTGTCTCCTCAGTTGGTATAATTTGGGCCTTAATAATTGGTTGGAAGCTTAGTTTGGTATGCATATCTATGTTCCCTCTAATAGTGATTTTTTCTGCAGTATATGGCATGGCTCTTCAGCGACAGGAAACTCAGTATAAGTCTGCAGTGGTGGATCTAGAGAATCTACTATACGAGGTTGCAACAGGCATAAAAACAATCCGGCGTCTACAACTAGAGACCAATTTCCTCCGGCAGTACAAGCGACTTGAAAGCCACATGAGAGTCATTGCGTCACGGCGGGCTATTACTACTGGGCTCGGGGTCGCCGTTATAGAAGCTCTGGCGATGTCTATCCAGGCAATCTTGTTTTATTACGCTCTCAAACTAGTGATAGATGGCCAATATACCACTAAAAAGATGTTCGAAACGTTGACTCTACTCCTATTCACTATCATGACATGCAACATTTTGATAAGTCAAGTTCCCGATATCAGCCGTGGGCAAAGGGCAGCAAACCGCATACTCCAAATGTTAGATGAGAAGCTGGAGAGGGAGAAGCCAcatcaagaaaagaaaCAAACAACCTCTGGCTCGGTAAGTGAGTCTTCGGCAGtcatttctttgcaaaatgtgACGTTTGCCTACCCAAGTGCTCCTTCCATTCATATCTTTGATAGCTTGTACCTCGAGTTACCTATTGGAAGAACCTTCGCATTAGTAGGTCAGTCTGGATCAGGAAAGTCAACATTAGTGACGCTTCTTACGCAGTTATACAGGCCAACATCTGGTACTGTACTAGTTGAAAACAAAGATGTTAATGAATGGAACATTCGTGATTTGAGACGCCAGATGTCTGTCGTTGAACAAACACCAACTATATTCTCTGGTACCGTCAGGGAGAATCTTTTGTATGGATTACATCATGATCCTCTCGAGGTTGAGATGTACGATGTCTTGAGATACGTTGGCATTCATGATTTCATTTCAAAGCTACCCCTAGGGCTCGATACTACGATAGATATTGATTTACTGTCGGGTGGACAGTTACAAAGGTTATGCATTGCTCGAGcaatattgaaaagaccaaaaattttgattcttgatgaatgcACTTCAGCATTGGATCCATTCAGTTCTCACGTCATAAACAATATTGTCAGGCGCGGATGCCCCGCTCCATTGACGATATCAATAACTCATAATGTTGACATGATGAAGGCATGCGACGAAATAATCTTTTTAAAAAATGGAAGAGTTGCAGGAACAGGTAGCTTTGATGCATTACTACAATCTGACAAAACCTTCCGAGCTCTCATAGCTGATGAACATTGA
- the OPI3 gene encoding bifunctional phosphatidyl-N-methylethanolamine N-methyltransferase/phosphatidyl-N-dimethylethanolamine N-methyltransferase (similar to Saccharomyces cerevisiae OPI3 (YJR073C); ancestral locus Anc_1.526) — MGCNWYNLEPACLKETYVGLINSVIFNDKWFKVAVCFIAFNPIFWNVVARLEYRTHVLTKLAGGARSGCYLLALTIFSLGIARDLSFEWAMRAQPTSPVLDSELIRNLGRLCIGAGQVLVLTSMYQLGITGTYLGDYFGILMDNIVTAFPFNVSNNPMYHGSTLSFLGYSLLQGKPAGLVITLFVHTMYSIALKFEEPFTAAIYAQRDAQRAKKD, encoded by the coding sequence ATGGGCTGTAATTGGTATAACTTGGAGCCTGCGTGCCTAAAGGAGACATACGTGGGTTTGATAAATTCCGtgattttcaatgataaatGGTTTAAAGTGGCGGTATGTTTCATAGCATTCAACCCCATCTTTTGGAACGTCGTGGCCCGCCTAGAGTACCGCACACATGTGTTGACAAAGTTGGCTGGTGGCGCTCGTAGCGGCTGTTACTTATTAGCCTTGACTATATTCAGTCTCGGTATCGCACGTGACTTGTCTTTCGAATGGGCAATGCGTGCTCAACCAACATCTCCAGTGTTGGATAGTGAGTTAATCCGTAACTTGGGTCGTCTATGCATTGGTGCGGGCCAGGTTCTGGTTCTCACTTCGATGTACCAGCTGGGAATCACTGGTACTTACCTCGGAGACTATTTCGGGATCCTAATGGACAACATCGTTACTGCTTTTCCATTCAACGTGTCTAATAATCCAATGTACCACGGTTCGACACTTTCATTCCTCGGTTATTCTCTATTGCAGGGCAAACCCGCAGGTCTGGTGATCACCTTGTTCGTTCACACAATGTACAGCATAGCGCTAAAATTTGAGGAGCCTTTCACGGCTGCTATCTATGCCCAGAGAGATGCTCAAAGGGCCAAAAAGGACTAG
- the CBT1 gene encoding Cbt1p (similar to Saccharomyces cerevisiae CBT1 (YKL208W); ancestral locus Anc_1.525), with protein MSPKRSATAARKFILESLKAPAFVYRYRTDTKATVKNLECKLEPAVSANKYNALLNNYNTMILYEWFHPNESVIDKEYYWQKFANAIHMKTSSNKEVPMIFLADDINHKGLQSCLGTNILNNASDCRCSFQNYVKASPLDKLIKKITKNADKLKLHSLALRIDSHNDKAINNFVVSLQPVLEESMNMYQDIHYDKLLQIARNARSGNKVRDVLTSLADSGLSSPRLVRNGSWLIFTRAQHKEQTHDESTS; from the coding sequence ATGAGCCCCAAGCGATCTGCTACTGCAGCACGGAAATTCATCCTCGAATCACTTAAGGCTCCTGCTTTTGTGTACCGTTATAGGACAGATACCAAGGCCACTGTCAAAAATCTCGAATGCAAGCTTGAACCCGCGGTTTCAGCTAACAAGTACAATGCTCTTCTCAATAACTACAATACAATGATTCTCTACGAGTGGTTCCACCCCAATGAATCTGTGATTGACAAAGAATACTACTGGCAAAAGTTTGCAAATGCTATACACATGAAAACGTCGAGCAATAAAGAGGTACCGATGATCTTCCTTGCGGACGACATTAATCACAAAGGACTGCAAAGCTGCCTTGGAACGAACATCCTAAATAATGCGTCAGATTGCCGCTGTTCTTTCCAGAACTACGTAAAGGCTTCACCACTCGATAAACTCATAAAGAAAATCACCAAAAATGctgataaattgaaattaCACTCTTTGGCACTAAGAATAGATTCACATAATGACAAAGCTATCAACAATTTTGTCGTTTCACTGCAACCTGTGTTGGAAGAGTCGATGAACATGTATCAAGATATTCACTACGACAAGTTACTACAAATTGCCAGGAATGCAAGGAGTGGGAACAAGGTGAGAGATGTGTTGACAAGCCTAGCAGATAGCGGTCTTTCATCGCCGAGACTAGTGCGAAACGGCAGCTGGCTAATATTTACTAGAGCTCAACATAAAGAACAAACACACGATGAGTCTACAAGCTGA
- the EMC3 gene encoding ER membrane complex subunit EMC3 (similar to Saccharomyces cerevisiae YKL207W; ancestral locus Anc_1.524) translates to MLTNWWSLVLTGSAGAVAELTLDSKLKYWVLLPISIVMVLAGVLRQYIMELIEPKTKGMPRAKITETQYINKAQAFLGNNSNLSEESFQARQAYLTQLLSEGKFLAQAKTEEGQVQNPFTDPNMSDAVMSMAKGNMANFIPQTIIMWWVNHFFAGFVLMKLPFPLTPRFKEMLQSGVMTSDLDVRWVSSISWYFISVLGLNPVYNLILSSPNEDQMGMMQQQDPMANMPGQPQAEAICKSLANDLTIAQHESCFENIEERILEKYAK, encoded by the coding sequence ATGCTAACAAATTGGTGGTCATTAGTACTCACCGGGTCTGCCGGTGCAGTTGCTGAATTGACGCTGGACTCTAAGTTGAAATACTGGGTGCTGTTACCGATCTCCATCGTCATGGTGTTGGCCGGCGTTCTTCGTCAGTATATTATGGAGCTTATCGAGCCTAAGACTAAAGGTATGCCACGGGCAAAAATCACTGAGACCCAATACATCAATAAAGCTCAGGCGTTTTTGGGCAATAACTCAAATTTATCTGAGGAATCATTCCAGGCAAGACAGGCATACTTGACACAATTGCTGTCAGAAGGCAAATTTTTGGCTCAGGCCAAGACTGAAGAAGGACAAGTACAAAATCCTTTCACTGATCCAAACATGTCTGATGCTGTGATGAGTATGGCCAAGGGAAATATGGCAAATTTTATTCCTCAAACGATAATAATGTGGTGGGTTAATCATTTCTTTGCCGGTTTCGTCCTAATGAAACTGCCATTCCCACTTACCCCCAGGTTCAAGGAGATGTTACAAAGCGGCGTGATGACTTCAGACTTGGATGTTCGTTGGGTCAGCAGTATCTCATGGTATTTCATTTCCGTCCTTGGTTTAAATCCAGTCTACAATCTTATTCTGTCGTCCCCCAATGAGGATCAGATGGGCATGATGCAGCAACAGGATCCCATGGCCAACATGCCAGGACAGCCACAGGCAGAGGCCATTTGCAAGAGTTTAGCCAACGATTTAACCATCGCCCAGCATGAAAGTTGTTTTGAaaacattgaagagaggATACTAGAGAAATATGCAAAATGA
- the NPA3 gene encoding GTPase NPA3 (similar to Saccharomyces cerevisiae NPA3 (YJR072C); ancestral locus Anc_1.523) — protein MPLSTVICIGMAGSGKTTFMQRLNSHLRSQKNTPYVVNLDPAVLRIPYGANIDIRDSIKYKKVMENYQLGPNGAIVTSLNLFSTKIDQVIKLVEKKKDKYQHCIIDTPGQIECFVWSASGSIITESFASTFPTVIAYIVDTPRNTSPTTFMSNMLYACSILYKTKLPMIVVFNKTDVTKADFARDWMTDFEAFQTALRDDQDSNGTSGMGSGYMNSLINSMSLMLEEFYSQLDMVGVSSHTGEGFDDFLKAVDDKVGEYEEYYKAERERILKAKEEQEKRRKDKSLDGLMKDLAINKKEGTNKNADEGVDVLSDFEEGENDGLVERDEDEDTEREYTFPGEERTQGEVNDKRAPDLQKRYQEAFENMAKDASSKTAENIANYIRQ, from the coding sequence ATGCCTTTGAGTACTGTCATTTGCATTGGTATGGCCGGTTCTGGTAAGACCACTTTTATGCAACGTCTGAACTCGCACTTGAGAAGTCAAAAGAATACTCCATATGTGGTCAATTTGGATCCTGCAGTTTTGAGAATTCCCTATGGTGCCAATATTGATATCAGAGATTCGATTAAATATAAAAAGGTGATGGAGAATTACCAGCTGGGACCTAACGGTGCCATCGTAACAAGtctcaatcttttcagtaCCAAGATTGATCAGGTTATTAAGTTAGtcgagaagaagaaggacaaATATCAACACTGCATAATAGACACTCCCGGTCAAATAGAGTGTTTTGTTTGGAGTGCTTCGGGCTCTATCATTACAGAGTCATTTGCATCTACATTCCCTACGGTTATCGCTTACATCGTTGATACACCAAGAAATACTTCACCAACCACCTTCATGAGTAATATGCTTTATGCGTGCTCTATTCTCTATAAGACGAAGTTGCCAATGATCGTCGTCTTCAACAAGACAGATGTCACTAAGGCGGACTTTGCTCGCGACTGGATGactgattttgaagcattCCAAACTGCCCTGAGAGACGATCAGGATTCCAATGGTACGTCTGGAATGGGGTCTGGATACATGAACTCACTAATCAACTCTATGTCTTTGATGTTAGAAGAATTTTACTCACAACTAGACATGGTAGGTGTCTCAAGTCACACAGGTGAAGGCTTCGACGACTTCCTGAAAGCTGTCGATGATAAAGTTGGTGAGTATGAAGAATATTATAAAGCTGAGAGGGAGAGAATTCTTAAGGCAAAGGAAGAGCaggaaaagagaagaaaggaTAAGTCTCTTGACGGTTTGATGAAGGATCTGGCGATCAATAAGAAGGAAGGAACCAACAAAAACGCTGATGAAGGTGTCGATGTTCTCAGCGATTTCGAAGAGGGTGAAAATGATGGATTAGTTGAGAgggatgaggatgaagatacCGAAAGAGAATACACATTTCCCGGTGAGGAGAGAACACAGGGTGAAGTTAATGACAAGAGGGCTCcagatcttcaaaagagataTCAGGAGGCATTTGAGAACATGGCAAAGGATGCAAGCAGTAAAACCGCAGAAAATATTGCAAACTATATAAGGCAGTAA